A section of the Geoalkalibacter ferrihydriticus DSM 17813 genome encodes:
- a CDS encoding sodium:solute symporter family protein: MQNIIIFSYLLAVLLVGLWAGRNIKNMKEYAVAGRSFGTLIIFATLSASFIGGGFSMGNAEKVFLVGIANIVALWGFSLKEILVARFIAPRIHNYAEAISVGDIMEPAYGREARLFSGLFGVILCAGILGAQVGAIGYVFNLFLGIEREWGILLGCSILILYATIGGMRAVVWTDVVQFIVLAVGIPLVLYMGIRHVGGWEAVTMAVPATHLSLPSEPLALIALGSLFLTFLLGESLVPPYVQRLLIGKGSREVARGTMMSGLFSIPFFAVTGLIGLVALAIDPTIDANLAMPFVIRESLPLLLQGVVVAAVISIIMSSADSFLNAAAIAFSNDIVKPLRRTPLTVAGELRLARGITLLVGVMAVGFAISIKSVLDILIYSYNFWAPTVLVPLAAALLGLAVSRRRFFAGAAAGVIGVLAWNYLLGSPFGIDGLVVGTLANLIAFFATDRQGAVSQFESKDN; this comes from the coding sequence ATGCAAAACATCATTATCTTTTCTTATCTGCTCGCGGTGCTGCTGGTTGGGTTGTGGGCCGGCCGCAACATCAAAAACATGAAGGAGTACGCCGTAGCCGGACGCTCCTTCGGCACGTTGATCATTTTCGCCACTCTTTCGGCTTCGTTCATCGGCGGCGGCTTCTCCATGGGCAATGCCGAAAAGGTATTTCTGGTGGGCATCGCCAACATCGTCGCCCTGTGGGGCTTCAGCCTTAAAGAAATACTGGTGGCGAGATTCATCGCTCCCCGTATTCACAACTATGCGGAGGCGATCTCGGTTGGTGATATCATGGAGCCTGCCTACGGCCGCGAGGCGCGACTGTTCAGCGGCCTGTTCGGGGTCATCCTCTGTGCCGGCATCCTCGGTGCTCAGGTGGGTGCCATCGGCTACGTTTTCAACCTCTTCCTGGGGATTGAGCGGGAGTGGGGCATCCTGCTCGGCTGCAGTATCCTTATTCTCTACGCCACCATTGGCGGCATGCGCGCGGTGGTGTGGACCGATGTCGTCCAGTTTATTGTGCTGGCAGTGGGTATCCCGCTGGTACTCTATATGGGGATTCGCCATGTCGGCGGCTGGGAGGCGGTGACCATGGCAGTGCCGGCAACCCATCTTAGTTTGCCCAGTGAGCCGCTGGCGCTGATCGCCCTTGGCTCGCTTTTTTTGACCTTCCTGCTGGGCGAGAGTCTGGTGCCACCTTACGTACAACGGCTGCTTATCGGCAAGGGGTCGCGTGAGGTCGCGCGCGGGACAATGATGAGCGGCTTGTTCTCCATCCCTTTCTTCGCTGTTACCGGTCTGATCGGCTTGGTGGCCCTGGCCATCGACCCGACCATCGATGCCAACCTGGCCATGCCCTTCGTTATCCGTGAGTCGCTGCCGCTCTTGCTGCAAGGGGTGGTGGTGGCCGCCGTTATCTCTATCATCATGTCTTCGGCCGACTCGTTCCTCAACGCCGCCGCCATTGCCTTCAGTAACGACATCGTCAAGCCGTTGCGGCGGACGCCGCTCACGGTCGCGGGTGAGCTGCGCCTGGCGCGCGGCATCACCCTGTTGGTGGGGGTCATGGCAGTAGGGTTTGCCATCTCCATCAAGAGTGTTTTGGATATCCTCATCTACTCTTACAACTTCTGGGCTCCGACGGTGCTGGTCCCGCTGGCAGCGGCACTGCTTGGCCTGGCAGTAAGCCGGCGCCGTTTTTTTGCCGGGGCGGCCGCTGGTGTGATCGGGGTGCTGGCGTGGAACTATTTGCTCGGCTCTCCCTTTGGCATTGACGGGCTGGTGGTGGGGACTTTGGCTAACCTGATCGCGTTCTTCGCCACTGATCGTCAAGGCGCTGTCAGTCAATTCGAGTCAAAGGACAATTGA
- a CDS encoding NRAMP family divalent metal transporter, with protein MDKQVTVMGEKTLSMGEQDAARSTLWKALGPGILIACAAVGGSHLVWSTRAGADYGWSLVGLILIANLLKFPFFLYGQRYTAATGESLLAGYRRQGLAFVYAFLLINILTGTINIAGVAMLSGALFAGYGVGSLTVPQLGTIVLVLCALLLLIGRYRFLDTAAKVIVVLLAISTVAAVALAYGNRLPSPAAFVAPSPWSWGSIAFLVMLMGWMPAPVDLSAWSSLWMFSRREQTGHFATVRESNIDFYLGYGSAVVLAVLFMALGALVMFGSGVSFDKGGIAFSNQLVNLYTANIGEWSRPLILTAAFVTMFSTTLTSMDGYPRSLAACCVLIGELDTRRFQQIQHLWLLFSALAGALVMLCFVDNLLQLLSFAAIISFLTSPVLAYINYRVMNGDNVPAEYRPGAWLRLLSWSGMLFFTLMSLGYLYVTFIRN; from the coding sequence ATGGATAAGCAGGTTACGGTAATGGGGGAGAAGACGCTCTCAATGGGGGAACAAGACGCTGCGCGCAGCACCCTATGGAAGGCGCTCGGACCCGGTATCCTGATCGCCTGCGCAGCGGTAGGCGGTTCCCATCTGGTATGGTCAACGCGCGCCGGGGCGGATTACGGTTGGAGTCTGGTCGGCCTTATTCTGATCGCCAACCTGCTTAAGTTTCCCTTTTTTCTCTATGGTCAGCGCTATACTGCCGCCACTGGCGAAAGCCTGCTGGCGGGCTATCGCCGCCAGGGGCTAGCTTTTGTCTATGCCTTCCTGCTGATTAATATCCTGACCGGGACCATCAATATCGCCGGGGTGGCGATGCTCAGCGGCGCTTTGTTCGCGGGCTACGGGGTCGGATCACTGACAGTGCCGCAACTCGGCACCATCGTTCTCGTTCTCTGCGCCTTACTGCTGCTGATAGGGCGCTACCGCTTTCTTGATACGGCGGCGAAGGTGATTGTCGTTCTCCTCGCCATCAGCACGGTGGCGGCGGTAGCGCTTGCCTATGGCAACCGGCTACCCTCTCCGGCCGCGTTCGTCGCCCCCAGCCCGTGGAGTTGGGGCAGTATCGCCTTTCTGGTCATGTTGATGGGTTGGATGCCGGCCCCGGTGGATCTCTCGGCGTGGTCTTCATTGTGGATGTTCAGTCGTCGGGAGCAGACAGGGCACTTCGCAACCGTTCGGGAGTCGAACATCGATTTTTATCTCGGTTACGGCTCGGCTGTTGTACTGGCAGTGCTGTTTATGGCGCTTGGGGCGCTGGTCATGTTTGGCTCGGGCGTATCTTTCGACAAGGGCGGTATCGCCTTTTCTAACCAACTGGTCAACCTCTACACTGCCAACATCGGCGAGTGGTCACGCCCGCTCATCCTCACCGCTGCCTTCGTAACCATGTTCAGCACCACGCTGACGTCCATGGACGGTTATCCGCGTTCACTTGCGGCCTGTTGTGTGCTCATCGGCGAGCTGGACACGCGTCGCTTCCAGCAGATCCAACATCTGTGGCTTCTTTTTTCGGCGCTGGCCGGCGCACTGGTGATGCTGTGCTTCGTCGACAATCTGCTCCAGTTGCTCTCCTTTGCCGCCATTATCTCGTTCCTCACGTCGCCGGTCCTCGCCTATATCAACTATCGGGTGATGAACGGGGACAACGTGCCCGCTGAGTACCGCCCGGGAGCGTGGTTGAGGCTGCTGAGCTGGTCAGGAATGCTGTTCTTCACCCTTATGAGCCTGGGCTATCTCTACGTGACTTTTATCCGCAACTAA
- the preA gene encoding NAD-dependent dihydropyrimidine dehydrogenase subunit PreA — protein MSSDLCTSYLGVTFRNPFVLASAPPTATGDMVRRAFDAGWGGAVVKTLIFEPVRNLPNRFAVIKNGNRITGFENLELLSEQSPDQWFSDIAAIKADFPDCPIIGSIMGAADSPEQWLSLARGCQDAGADLLELNFSCPHGYPERGRGAAIGQNPDIAARITGWLTNDKQITLPIIPKLTSAVADIRHIAEELAQSGAHGFCAINTIPSFFGFDLTTLRPKPDIGGMTSYGGYSGPGIKPIALRAVSEICQSPGLPVMASGGIANGFDAAEFMLLGAPVVQVGTEAMLQGFGLVDQMQQELREFMGWHGFAAPADFIRCCRDTAVSFEKLSGNNGCRPQLLAERCTSCGGCHTACRDGGYQAIRRHGGLPEIDQTICTGCSLCSHVCPTGAIRMKGVSG, from the coding sequence TTGTCTTCTGATCTCTGTACAAGCTACCTGGGTGTTACATTCCGAAACCCCTTTGTCCTGGCCTCGGCTCCACCCACCGCAACCGGTGACATGGTGCGGCGAGCCTTTGATGCGGGCTGGGGTGGGGCGGTGGTTAAAACCCTCATCTTTGAGCCGGTGCGCAACCTGCCTAACCGTTTTGCCGTCATCAAAAACGGCAATCGGATAACCGGCTTTGAAAACTTGGAGCTCTTAAGTGAGCAGTCGCCTGATCAGTGGTTTAGCGACATTGCCGCCATCAAGGCGGATTTTCCCGATTGCCCGATTATCGGCAGCATCATGGGTGCTGCCGATTCGCCCGAGCAGTGGTTGTCGCTGGCGCGCGGCTGTCAGGATGCCGGGGCTGATCTGCTGGAGCTGAACTTCTCCTGCCCCCACGGCTACCCGGAACGGGGGCGCGGAGCGGCCATCGGCCAGAACCCGGACATTGCTGCTCGGATAACCGGTTGGCTGACGAATGATAAACAAATAACCCTGCCGATCATCCCAAAGCTGACTTCTGCGGTGGCCGATATCCGGCATATCGCCGAAGAACTGGCACAGTCCGGTGCGCACGGTTTCTGCGCCATTAATACCATCCCTTCGTTCTTTGGTTTTGATCTGACAACGCTGCGACCAAAACCTGATATTGGCGGCATGACCAGTTATGGTGGCTATTCTGGACCGGGCATCAAACCGATTGCGTTACGGGCAGTCAGTGAAATCTGCCAGTCGCCCGGCCTGCCGGTTATGGCCAGCGGTGGCATTGCCAACGGTTTTGATGCGGCAGAATTCATGCTGCTGGGTGCACCGGTGGTACAGGTGGGTACTGAAGCCATGTTGCAAGGATTTGGGCTGGTAGACCAGATGCAGCAGGAATTACGGGAGTTCATGGGGTGGCACGGTTTCGCAGCACCGGCCGATTTTATCCGATGCTGCCGTGATACGGCGGTTAGCTTTGAAAAATTGTCCGGTAACAACGGCTGCCGCCCACAGCTGCTGGCAGAGCGTTGCACCAGTTGCGGCGGCTGTCACACCGCCTGTCGTGACGGCGGCTATCAGGCCATTCGTCGGCATGGCGGCCTGCCGGAGATTGATCAGACAATTTGCACCGGATGTTCGCTCTGCAGTCATGTCTGCCCGACCGGAGCGATCAGGATGAAAGGTGTATCCGGATGA
- a CDS encoding NupC/NupG family nucleoside CNT transporter has protein sequence MPFQPFLGLGIFILFAWLISEQRRRFPVRLVIIGLALQLLLAILLFNVPLFQSLFLVLNKVVLALESATTAGTSMVFGYLGGGSLPFAESFPGSAYVLAFRGLPLVLLISALSSLLFYWRVLPRIVQGCSWLLQKSMGIGGAEGLGVAANIFVGMVESPLIIRPYIQRMTRSELFTLMTCGMATIAGTVMVLYASILSPVLPDIMGHILIASLISAPASVVIAKIMVPETEQSTLGALLPDTNTRSSMDAITQGTVQGVQLLINIVAMIIVMVALIALINSLLGFFFTGVTLQGLLGLALAPVVWLLGIPWHEAPAAGELFGTKTVINEFVAYLNMTQLSEGTLSQRSLYIMSYALCGFANPGSLGIMIGGMGAMAPERRHEIVSLGLKSLLAGTLATSMTAAIAALMLPF, from the coding sequence ATGCCTTTTCAACCCTTTCTAGGCCTCGGCATCTTCATTCTCTTTGCCTGGTTGATCAGTGAACAGCGTCGCCGTTTTCCGGTGAGGCTGGTGATTATTGGTCTGGCATTGCAACTGCTGTTGGCCATTCTATTATTCAATGTTCCATTGTTTCAAAGCCTGTTTCTGGTGCTGAACAAAGTAGTGCTGGCTCTTGAGAGCGCTACGACTGCCGGAACCAGCATGGTCTTCGGCTATCTGGGTGGTGGCAGCTTGCCGTTTGCAGAATCTTTTCCCGGCAGTGCCTATGTCCTCGCTTTTCGCGGTCTGCCACTGGTGCTGCTGATCAGTGCCTTGTCGTCGCTGCTGTTTTACTGGCGCGTGCTGCCGCGCATCGTGCAGGGCTGCTCGTGGTTGCTGCAGAAAAGCATGGGAATTGGCGGGGCCGAAGGTCTGGGCGTGGCGGCAAATATCTTTGTCGGAATGGTCGAGTCGCCGCTGATTATCCGGCCCTATATTCAGCGGATGACGCGCAGTGAGTTGTTTACGTTGATGACCTGCGGCATGGCGACCATTGCCGGGACGGTGATGGTCCTCTACGCCAGCATCCTCAGCCCGGTTTTGCCGGATATCATGGGACATATCCTCATCGCATCGCTGATAAGCGCCCCGGCTTCGGTGGTGATCGCCAAGATTATGGTTCCGGAAACTGAGCAGAGCACCCTCGGCGCACTGCTGCCTGATACCAACACGCGCAGCAGTATGGATGCCATCACCCAGGGCACGGTGCAGGGAGTGCAGTTGCTGATCAATATTGTAGCGATGATTATCGTGATGGTGGCGTTGATTGCTTTAATCAACAGCTTGCTCGGGTTTTTCTTTACAGGGGTGACCTTGCAGGGCCTGCTCGGTTTGGCACTGGCTCCAGTGGTCTGGCTGCTGGGGATTCCGTGGCACGAAGCCCCTGCTGCGGGGGAGCTGTTCGGCACCAAGACAGTGATTAATGAGTTTGTGGCGTATCTGAACATGACCCAATTGTCCGAGGGAACCTTAAGCCAGCGCAGTTTGTACATCATGAGCTATGCCTTGTGCGGCTTCGCCAATCCCGGCAGCCTCGGCATCATGATCGGTGGTATGGGCGCAATGGCCCCGGAGCGTCGCCACGAGATTGTCAGCCTCGGGTTGAAATCGCTCCTCGCCGGAACCCTGGCCACCAGCATGACTGCAGCCATCGCGGCCCTGATGCTGCCATTCTGA
- a CDS encoding ATP-binding protein codes for MKSSTRKYAAVLDNLASATEFVEECADDSGLPQKKIYALTLTLEEAFVNICSYAYPDGEGDAEITCGKDGVVFVLEIADSGSPFDVLSLPDPDTSLGIMERKIGGLGVHFIRTLSDKVSYRRENGRNVLRMEFKSE; via the coding sequence ATGAAATCAAGCACAAGGAAATATGCGGCTGTCCTTGACAACCTCGCTTCAGCAACCGAGTTTGTCGAGGAGTGCGCCGATGATAGTGGTCTTCCCCAGAAAAAAATATACGCCCTAACGCTGACTCTGGAAGAAGCCTTCGTCAATATCTGCAGTTATGCCTACCCTGACGGGGAAGGGGACGCCGAAATTACGTGCGGGAAAGACGGCGTTGTCTTTGTGCTGGAAATTGCCGACAGCGGAAGCCCGTTTGATGTGTTGTCCCTCCCCGATCCCGATACCAGCCTGGGCATCATGGAGCGGAAAATCGGTGGCCTCGGAGTTCATTTTATTCGGACACTGTCGGATAAGGTCAGTTACCGGCGGGAAAACGGGCGGAATGTGCTACGGATGGAATTCAAAAGTGAGTAG
- a CDS encoding STAS domain-containing protein, producing the protein MNIETKKEANVTVATVTGRLDAVTASVYEAKIKELIANGEIALIIDFDGLDYISSAGLRGLLTTAKQLKAKGGQVRFANVKGTVREVFDISGFGTIFQMDDSVAASLAAFS; encoded by the coding sequence ATGAATATTGAAACAAAGAAGGAAGCAAACGTCACCGTAGCAACAGTAACCGGCCGCCTTGACGCCGTTACCGCCTCTGTGTATGAAGCGAAAATAAAAGAGCTGATTGCCAACGGCGAAATCGCGCTGATCATCGATTTCGATGGCCTCGACTACATCAGTAGCGCCGGACTACGGGGGTTGCTGACCACCGCCAAGCAACTCAAGGCGAAAGGGGGGCAGGTGCGTTTTGCCAATGTCAAGGGAACCGTCAGGGAGGTTTTTGATATCTCGGGTTTCGGCACGATCTTCCAGATGGATGACTCGGTGGCGGCCTCTTTGGCGGCGTTTTCCTGA
- a CDS encoding SpoIIE family protein phosphatase, whose translation MLRTNSITSRLILVITLCSVGIFAITTGYFYHNSRAALERELESNARNLVLASVNRVDKELTAIGKVAEGVARSLETGNYSDQALNTLLSETMEGNPHIYGIGAMFEPDSVTSGAQPRAPYFYREDGELLFAPEEDFRFLPLDWYQIPKELGNKEWSEPYYDGGGGTVLMTSCSLPFYEEGGDQRHFRGIVVADVSLSWLTEIVASIRVLETGYSVLISRNGAILTHPDKEMIMNETIFTVAEAQNNPSLRDIGRKMVRGESGFTPHIGTNGVKSWMYYAPVASTNWTLAVVFPEAELFAEVRSLTIKIALMGVAGILLLAMAVAFIARSITAPLHALASATQAVAAGDFDAPLPPVRSQDEVGKLTQAFSAMNSALKEYIRNLTETTAAKERIQSELKVATDIQASLLPQIFPAFPDRPEFDIFASMDPAKEVGGDFFDFFFIDEDNLCFLIADVSDKGVPAALYMMVAKTLLKSEGQRLGEPDQILANVNNILAENNDSCMFATVFCAILNIKTGEVRYANAGHNPPLVLDAAGIRYLTLQPGFVLGPMEDIVYTTERLTLQSGDVLFLFTDGVTEATNSANDLYGEPQLLAALQSGPQEDLVEMIHNIRAEVTRHANGAPQSDDVTMVALKYRGS comes from the coding sequence ATGTTGAGAACTAACAGCATCACCTCCAGGCTGATCCTGGTGATTACCCTTTGCAGCGTTGGCATCTTCGCGATAACCACCGGTTATTTCTATCATAACTCCCGCGCCGCGCTGGAGAGGGAGCTGGAGAGCAATGCCCGCAATCTGGTGCTGGCCTCGGTTAACCGGGTAGATAAGGAGCTTACGGCCATCGGCAAGGTCGCTGAAGGGGTAGCCCGGTCGCTTGAGACCGGCAACTATAGTGACCAGGCACTCAACACCCTGCTGTCGGAAACCATGGAGGGAAACCCGCATATTTATGGCATCGGTGCGATGTTTGAGCCGGATTCTGTGACTTCCGGCGCGCAGCCACGGGCACCCTATTTTTATCGAGAAGATGGCGAGCTGTTGTTTGCTCCGGAAGAGGATTTCCGGTTCCTGCCGTTGGACTGGTACCAGATTCCGAAGGAGTTGGGGAACAAAGAATGGAGCGAACCCTATTATGACGGCGGCGGCGGGACGGTGCTGATGACCAGTTGCTCGCTCCCCTTTTACGAAGAAGGTGGTGACCAGCGTCATTTCCGCGGGATTGTCGTGGCCGATGTTTCCCTGAGTTGGCTTACGGAAATTGTAGCCTCCATCAGGGTGCTCGAAACCGGCTACAGCGTCTTGATCTCCCGCAATGGTGCTATTCTGACCCATCCCGACAAAGAGATGATCATGAACGAGACCATCTTCACCGTTGCCGAGGCACAGAACAATCCGAGCCTGCGCGATATCGGCCGGAAGATGGTGCGGGGCGAATCAGGCTTTACCCCTCACATTGGTACCAACGGTGTCAAAAGCTGGATGTATTATGCGCCGGTTGCATCGACCAACTGGACTCTGGCAGTGGTATTCCCCGAAGCAGAACTCTTTGCCGAGGTGCGTTCCTTGACGATAAAAATTGCATTGATGGGGGTGGCCGGGATTCTGTTACTGGCCATGGCGGTGGCTTTTATTGCCCGTTCCATCACCGCGCCGCTTCATGCCCTGGCTAGCGCAACGCAGGCGGTTGCTGCCGGGGATTTTGACGCCCCGCTGCCGCCGGTCCGGTCACAGGATGAGGTGGGCAAACTCACTCAAGCCTTTAGCGCGATGAACAGTGCGCTGAAAGAGTATATCCGCAACCTGACCGAAACCACCGCCGCCAAGGAGCGCATCCAAAGCGAGCTCAAGGTCGCCACCGATATTCAGGCGAGCCTGCTGCCGCAGATTTTCCCCGCCTTCCCGGATCGTCCCGAGTTCGATATCTTCGCCTCCATGGATCCGGCCAAAGAGGTCGGCGGAGACTTCTTCGATTTCTTTTTTATCGACGAGGATAATCTCTGCTTTCTGATTGCCGATGTCTCTGATAAGGGGGTGCCGGCCGCTCTGTACATGATGGTGGCAAAGACTCTGTTAAAGTCAGAAGGTCAGCGACTTGGAGAGCCGGATCAGATACTTGCCAACGTCAACAATATCCTTGCTGAAAACAATGACAGTTGCATGTTTGCCACGGTATTTTGTGCCATCCTCAATATCAAAACCGGCGAGGTGCGCTATGCCAATGCCGGGCACAATCCACCGCTTGTCCTTGACGCAGCGGGCATCCGCTATCTGACCCTGCAGCCGGGCTTTGTGCTTGGCCCCATGGAGGATATCGTTTACACAACCGAACGACTCACCCTGCAGTCGGGGGATGTCCTTTTCCTGTTCACGGATGGGGTGACTGAAGCGACAAATTCGGCCAACGATTTATACGGTGAACCACAACTGCTGGCAGCCTTGCAATCCGGACCTCAAGAAGATCTGGTGGAGATGATCCACAATATCCGCGCCGAAGTCACACGCCACGCCAATGGTGCTCCGCAATCAGACGATGTGACCATGGTCGCGTTGAAATATCGGGGATCATAA
- a CDS encoding ABC transporter substrate-binding protein yields the protein MTKQNHTARRFWGVQVAVILLLLLLGAGTHPAAVAATGLKKASLMPLWSPQAQFAGYYVALEKGIYAKHGIDLKILEGGPGHSSAEALQDGTADFAVLWLSTALQQNDSGKTLVNLAQIVQESSMILVARKSSGITTPAAMQGKKVGLWGGDLALPAEAFFTKNQLQVNRIPQSYTVNLFLRGGVDVASVMWYNEYHTILMSGVNPEELDLFFLKDYGIAFPEDGLYTLKETYRQDPALAAAFAQASLEGWQYAFDHPEEAVDIVLRYMREAKVPANRTHQTWMLERMRDLIVPQNNDQETGQLSSVDYAAVTDTLRTMGHIMTTTAYDDFIGNFDVEN from the coding sequence ATGACGAAACAAAATCATACTGCGCGCCGATTTTGGGGTGTTCAGGTTGCTGTCATCCTCCTGCTTTTGCTGCTTGGTGCCGGTACTCATCCCGCTGCGGTTGCCGCCACCGGTCTGAAAAAAGCTTCTCTCATGCCGCTCTGGAGTCCTCAGGCGCAGTTTGCAGGCTATTATGTCGCTTTAGAAAAGGGGATCTATGCTAAGCATGGAATCGACCTGAAAATTCTGGAAGGGGGGCCGGGACATTCGTCTGCTGAAGCCTTGCAAGATGGCACCGCCGACTTTGCTGTCCTCTGGCTTAGCACCGCTCTGCAACAAAATGACTCCGGAAAAACTCTTGTCAATCTGGCGCAAATCGTTCAGGAATCGTCGATGATCCTGGTCGCCCGAAAATCCAGTGGGATCACGACGCCGGCAGCGATGCAGGGCAAAAAAGTCGGTCTCTGGGGTGGCGACCTGGCGTTGCCGGCTGAAGCCTTCTTTACCAAAAATCAGCTTCAGGTGAACCGGATCCCCCAATCCTACACCGTGAACCTTTTCCTGCGAGGTGGCGTCGATGTGGCGTCGGTCATGTGGTACAACGAGTACCACACCATCCTGATGTCCGGAGTCAATCCAGAGGAACTGGATCTCTTCTTTCTCAAGGACTATGGCATCGCCTTCCCCGAAGACGGGCTTTACACTCTAAAAGAGACGTATCGTCAGGATCCTGCTCTTGCCGCTGCCTTTGCCCAGGCATCCCTTGAAGGCTGGCAATACGCCTTTGACCATCCGGAAGAAGCGGTAGACATTGTTCTGCGCTATATGAGAGAGGCAAAGGTTCCCGCCAACCGTACCCACCAGACATGGATGCTGGAGAGAATGCGTGACTTGATCGTGCCGCAAAACAACGACCAGGAAACAGGTCAACTCAGCTCCGTCGACTATGCCGCGGTAACAGACACGTTGCGCACTATGGGGCACATCATGACTACCACCGCCTATGATGATTTTATTGGGAATTTCGATGTTGAGAACTAA
- a CDS encoding solute carrier family 23 protein, whose protein sequence is MEQKPAGIIYGVNDIPPLRTTLLLAFQHAALALVFIVYPLMVLSEVSGTQAEAEAIVTASILAIAAGTFLQCLGRKGMGSGYLAVHISTPAWLPVAFQAVTMGGMGLLFGMTVVAGIFMIIFSRFLRHLRKVFPAEVCGVAILALGISMVGAAMTRMLGLGSDGQVDPNTVVVAAVTLTIIVALSVWPKGHIRLYSVMIGIVCGYVTALYLGVVDVASIRNMFDGGFLALPTLTVPEWKFEWVLLIPFLLVALVSSLDSVAGIVTCQKINQSEWVRPDMNNAGRGILADGVGVTLSGMLGTLGTGISTSHIALSSATGATARRIGLLAALMLLVLAFVPPIAKLLSQIPAPVMGVVLFYASVFLITSGIGLITTRMMDNRRVFMVGSSIVAGLFVMQFPELVAQLPSWLSSVAGSAFAVSSLCAIILNLLFLIGTSQTATIRIKSELVNLQEVRIFFEQNGGSWGARRQVIQRAEAAVNELLETLILMELACETIDVQARFDEYNLDVTVSYAGMALSALDQQPSTEQPLDEDAMLMRLPALLIRQYADRVSVDRVNQRQRVSLHFEH, encoded by the coding sequence TTGGAACAGAAACCTGCCGGAATTATTTACGGCGTCAATGATATACCGCCGTTGCGAACGACGCTGTTGCTGGCATTTCAACACGCCGCTCTAGCGCTGGTCTTTATTGTGTATCCGCTGATGGTGCTGTCCGAGGTATCCGGGACCCAGGCAGAAGCCGAAGCGATTGTGACAGCTTCCATCCTGGCCATCGCTGCCGGCACTTTTCTGCAATGTCTGGGTCGTAAAGGCATGGGCAGCGGTTATTTGGCGGTGCACATCAGCACTCCGGCGTGGTTGCCGGTGGCCTTCCAGGCGGTCACCATGGGCGGAATGGGACTGCTTTTTGGCATGACGGTGGTTGCCGGAATCTTCATGATTATTTTTTCACGCTTTCTTCGCCATCTGCGCAAGGTTTTTCCGGCGGAGGTTTGCGGCGTTGCCATCCTGGCCCTTGGTATCTCCATGGTCGGAGCGGCCATGACGAGGATGCTGGGGCTTGGCAGCGACGGTCAGGTGGATCCGAATACTGTTGTCGTTGCTGCTGTGACCCTGACCATCATCGTGGCCTTAAGTGTCTGGCCGAAGGGGCACATCCGATTATATTCTGTCATGATCGGCATCGTCTGCGGTTACGTTACGGCGCTTTATCTTGGTGTTGTCGATGTGGCGAGCATCAGAAACATGTTCGATGGAGGGTTCCTTGCGTTACCAACCCTGACCGTGCCGGAATGGAAATTCGAGTGGGTATTGCTCATTCCGTTCCTGTTGGTCGCACTGGTATCGTCCCTCGATTCTGTCGCCGGCATTGTGACCTGTCAGAAGATCAATCAATCAGAGTGGGTTCGTCCTGACATGAATAACGCCGGGCGCGGTATTCTAGCTGATGGCGTTGGTGTGACCTTGTCAGGCATGCTGGGAACCCTCGGAACCGGAATATCCACCAGCCATATCGCTCTTTCTTCAGCAACCGGAGCCACGGCTCGCCGTATCGGGTTGCTGGCAGCGCTGATGTTGCTGGTTTTGGCGTTTGTCCCTCCAATTGCAAAACTGCTGTCGCAGATCCCGGCACCGGTTATGGGGGTGGTTCTGTTTTATGCCTCCGTGTTTCTGATCACCTCCGGCATCGGACTGATTACCACCCGCATGATGGACAACCGCCGCGTGTTCATGGTGGGCAGTTCCATTGTCGCCGGGCTTTTCGTGATGCAGTTTCCTGAGCTTGTCGCGCAGCTCCCTAGCTGGTTGAGCAGCGTTGCCGGTTCCGCTTTTGCCGTTTCTTCGCTTTGCGCCATCATCCTGAACCTGCTGTTTCTTATCGGCACGTCCCAGACGGCAACCATCCGGATTAAGTCGGAATTGGTTAATCTTCAGGAGGTCAGAATCTTTTTCGAGCAGAACGGCGGCTCATGGGGCGCCCGTCGGCAGGTGATCCAGCGGGCGGAGGCCGCAGTCAACGAACTGCTGGAGACCTTGATTCTGATGGAATTAGCCTGCGAGACGATTGATGTCCAGGCCCGTTTTGACGAATATAATCTGGATGTTACGGTTTCTTATGCAGGAATGGCGCTTTCTGCGCTGGATCAGCAGCCGTCAACTGAACAACCTCTTGACGAAGATGCCATGCTCATGCGGCTGCCTGCTTTGCTCATTCGTCAGTACGCCGACCGAGTGTCGGTTGATAGGGTGAATCAGCGGCAACGTGTGTCACTGCACTTTGAACATTAA